Proteins co-encoded in one Bacteroidota bacterium genomic window:
- a CDS encoding ATP-binding cassette domain-containing protein: MELFSAKNIEKRYATHLALDDVSITVHKNTIFGLLGPNGAGKTSLIRIINQITAPDKGELFFEGRKMTDFNVAQIGYLPEERGLYRKMEVGEQVLYLAQLKGMSRSEATMKLKYWFEKFEIQAWWNKKIEELSKGMQQKVQFIVTVLHEPRLLILDEPFSGFDPINANLIKHEILELKAKGSTIILSTHNMSSVEELCDEIALINRSKKILEGSVKEIRKANATNTYLIKFKGNMIAFTNALWAGFELLQKSQEGDQCTATVKLLNNATPNDVLATILPHVQVISFNEVIPSMNDIFISKVNNEVNLSTAANLTE, from the coding sequence ATGGAATTGTTCTCTGCAAAAAATATTGAAAAGCGCTACGCCACTCATTTGGCGCTCGACGATGTAAGTATTACGGTACATAAAAATACCATTTTTGGTTTACTGGGTCCCAATGGAGCGGGTAAAACTTCCTTGATACGCATCATCAATCAAATTACTGCACCCGATAAAGGAGAACTTTTTTTTGAAGGTAGGAAAATGACTGATTTCAACGTAGCACAAATTGGCTACTTGCCCGAAGAAAGAGGATTGTATCGAAAAATGGAAGTGGGCGAACAAGTGCTGTACCTCGCGCAGTTAAAAGGAATGAGCCGTAGCGAAGCAACCATGAAGTTAAAATACTGGTTCGAAAAGTTTGAAATACAGGCATGGTGGAATAAAAAAATTGAAGAACTTTCAAAAGGCATGCAACAAAAAGTACAGTTTATTGTAACCGTTTTGCATGAACCACGTTTGCTTATATTGGATGAACCATTTAGCGGATTTGATCCAATTAATGCCAATTTAATTAAGCATGAAATTTTAGAGTTAAAAGCAAAAGGAAGTACTATTATTTTAAGTACGCACAACATGTCGTCGGTGGAAGAATTGTGCGATGAAATAGCGTTAATAAACCGTTCCAAAAAAATACTTGAAGGTTCGGTAAAAGAAATTCGAAAGGCTAACGCTACCAATACCTATTTGATTAAATTTAAAGGAAACATGATCGCCTTTACGAATGCATTATGGGCAGGTTTTGAATTGCTCCAAAAATCACAAGAAGGCGATCAATGCACAGCTACCGTGAAACTGCTCAACAATGCAACTCCCAACGATGTACTTGCAACTATTTTGCCCCATGTTCAGGTAATATCATTTAACGAAGTTATTCCTTCTATGAACGATATATTTATTTCAAAAGTTAATAACGAAGTTAACCTCTCTACCGCAGCCAATTTAACCGAATAA
- a CDS encoding NifU family protein — MQLLTVLNVINDHTIIAKIQEALNQIRPYLEADGGDVSFIELSDEFVAKVQLHGACRDCNMSIMTLKAGIEESIKRAVPEVKSVEAISQQHVQPVAQ; from the coding sequence CTGCAACTATTAACCGTTTTAAACGTGATAAACGACCACACTATTATTGCCAAAATACAAGAAGCATTAAATCAAATTCGCCCCTATTTGGAAGCAGATGGAGGCGATGTGTCGTTTATTGAATTGAGTGATGAGTTTGTTGCAAAAGTTCAATTACATGGTGCTTGCCGCGATTGCAACATGAGTATCATGACACTAAAAGCAGGAATAGAAGAAAGTATTAAACGAGCAGTACCCGAAGTTAAATCCGTTGAGGCAATTAGTCAACAACACGTACAGCCTGTTGCCCAATAG
- a CDS encoding 2-oxoacid:ferredoxin oxidoreductase subunit beta: METQQATLSAKDFVTDQDVRWCPGCGDYSILKQVQTVLPDLGIPRENIVFVSGIGCSSRFPYYMETFGMHSIHGRAAAVASGLKATRPELSVWIVSGDGDSMSIGGNHLIHLLRRNFDVNLLIFNNEIYGLTKGQYSPASPEGKITKSSPMGSIDHPFNPAALALGADATFFARSMDRDPIHLREILKRSNAHKGSSVVEIYQNCNVFNDGAFEVFTEKGTKKMETLFVETGKPLLFGEGQSKGIKLDGFTPRVVDLTSGESANDLWIHDEKDRVKAQILSRFFDDPKKEDHLPRPFGIFYQEERFCYEDALNAQINDAIKAKGKGDLDALLRGKNTWTIN, from the coding sequence ATGGAAACACAACAAGCTACATTAAGCGCAAAAGATTTTGTAACCGATCAAGATGTTCGTTGGTGCCCCGGTTGCGGCGATTATTCAATTTTGAAACAAGTTCAAACAGTATTACCCGATTTAGGTATACCGCGCGAAAACATTGTATTTGTTTCAGGTATCGGTTGTTCTTCACGATTTCCGTATTATATGGAAACGTTTGGAATGCACAGTATACATGGACGTGCTGCTGCAGTAGCCAGTGGTTTAAAAGCCACTCGTCCTGAATTGAGTGTTTGGATTGTGAGTGGAGATGGAGATAGCATGAGCATTGGCGGAAATCACTTGATTCATTTGCTGCGCCGTAATTTTGATGTGAACCTGTTAATATTCAACAACGAAATTTATGGTTTAACGAAAGGACAATATTCACCGGCATCTCCTGAAGGGAAAATTACTAAATCATCTCCAATGGGAAGTATTGACCATCCTTTTAATCCTGCTGCATTAGCACTTGGCGCTGATGCTACTTTTTTTGCGCGCAGCATGGATCGCGATCCAATACATTTGCGCGAAATTTTAAAACGCAGCAATGCACATAAAGGCTCTTCAGTTGTTGAAATTTATCAAAACTGTAACGTGTTTAATGACGGGGCTTTTGAAGTTTTTACTGAAAAGGGAACTAAGAAAATGGAAACGCTTTTTGTTGAAACTGGAAAACCATTGTTGTTTGGAGAAGGACAAAGCAAAGGAATTAAATTAGATGGATTCACACCAAGAGTAGTAGACTTAACATCTGGCGAAAGTGCTAACGATCTATGGATACACGATGAAAAGGACCGTGTTAAAGCACAGATTTTATCGCGCTTTTTTGATGATCCTAAAAAGGAAGATCACTTACCTCGTCCATTTGGTATATTTTATCAGGAAGAACGTTTCTGTTATGAAGATGCTTTAAATGCACAAATTAATGATGCAATAAAAGCGAAAGGGAAAGGCGATTTAGATGCATTGTTGCGCGGTAAAAATACCTGGACGATCAATTAA